In Erpetoichthys calabaricus chromosome 4, fErpCal1.3, whole genome shotgun sequence, one genomic interval encodes:
- the LOC114651315 gene encoding sperm-associated antigen 16 protein-like — METADNSQESSNESDEFNEMLSEEACSRPESPSSRPALLVSSQEPKALDDFTLNFLIKMGMRKTFDCFQTEWYEMMQRGSITGKHVGFVPEIYLHNQLLDNEMRRLNKVIECYKESAVKQEEILVKLQRERDIHRLHHRRVVQEKNRLISDMKRLEKHYACCEPEPKQRVRALNA, encoded by the coding sequence ATGGAGACAGCTGATAATAGCCAAGAATCGAGCAATGAATCTGACGAGTTTAACGAGATGCTCTCAGAGGAGGCATGCAGCCGCCCAGAGTCTCCATCCTCACGGCCTGCACTGCTTGTGTCCTCCCAAGAACCCAAGGCGTTAGATGACTTTACGCTCAACTTCCTCATCAAGATGGGGATGCGCAAGACTTTCGACTGCTTCCAGACAGAGTGGTATGAAATGATGCAGAGAGGCTCCATTACTGGAAAGCATGTAGGCTTTGTCCCGGAGATTTATCTGCATAACCAGCTGCTGGATAACGAAATGCGCCGTCTGAACAAAGTGATTGAATGCTACAAAGAATCGGCTGTGAAGCAAGAGGAGATCCTGGTGAAGCTGCAAAGGGAGCGCGACATTCACCGCTTGCATCACAGACGTGTAGTGCAGGAGAAGAACCGCTTGATTAGCGACATGAAAAGGCTGGAAAAGCACTATGCATGCTGTGAGCCGGAACCAAAGCAGCGAGTGAGAGCTCTGAACGCTTAA